The Amphiura filiformis chromosome 12, Afil_fr2py, whole genome shotgun sequence genome includes a region encoding these proteins:
- the LOC140165669 gene encoding LOW QUALITY PROTEIN: uncharacterized protein (The sequence of the model RefSeq protein was modified relative to this genomic sequence to represent the inferred CDS: deleted 2 bases in 1 codon): MSFNFKPATTGATAGTTGGFSFGGNSTAPGAGGGFSFGAPKTTAAPAATNTGGFSFSGLSGGTTAAQAPAASTTGGFPFGTPSTGGTQPSTGGLSLGGGSALGGSTALGGGATATFGAAPNTQAASNTGFSLGGTPSLGAASTGGAQAVSTTGGLQAAPNTGFSLGGTSLGGTPVQVEHSLQVQEDFHCGLTTSSAATTATVGLKLGGAPSLGATPTATTSTGAAPGFRLGSGTGTTGGLGGLGGSALGSTGSTAASAPSSLASILKPTGSAAPTAKPGLSLTMPVKTTTGLGGTAATAGLSLGLGAKTTTTSGLTTTASLAGTSATAAAAGPKMSYQELEQAINKWTVELEEQEKIFLKQATQVNAWDRLLIENGEKITSLHNDMEKVKADQQRLEHELDYIVAQQRELEDMLVPLEETIASQQQGSIYTQHADLERERTYQLAENTDGQLKRMVQDLKDIIDHLNTANTPMDTNDPMNQIAKILNAHMDSLQWIDQNTVMLQRKVDEVAKQCDVVRRDQERNVHLAFD; the protein is encoded by the exons ATGAGTTTTAATTTCAAACCAGCTACAACGGGGGCTACAGCAGGAACCACTGGTGGGTTCTCATTCGGAGGAAACAGCACTGCACCAGGTGCAGGTGGTGGATTCTCTTTTGGTGCCCCTAAGACTACAGCTGCACCTGCTGCTACCAATACCGGTGGATTCTCATTTAGTGGTTTATCAG GTGGTACCACTGCAGCTCAAGCCCCAGCTGCCTCTACTACAGGAGGCTTTCCTTTTGGTACTCCCAGCACCGGGGGGACACAGCCCTCAACTGGTGGGTTGTCTCTTGGAGGGGGATCAGCATTAGGAGGGAGCACAGCTCTTGGTGGTGGGGCTACAGCAACATTTGGAGCGGCTCCCAATACACAGGCTGCTTCTAACACCGGTTTTTCTCTCGGTGGAACACCATCATTAGGTGCTGCAAGTACAGGTGGCGCACAAGCTGTCTCTACTACAGGAGGGCTACAAGCTGCTCCTAACACAGGATTTTCCCTTGGTGGTACATCACTAGGTGGAACTCCGGTGCAAGTGGAACACAGTCTACAAGTACAGGAGGATTTTCACT GTGGGCTCACAACATCTTCAGCAGCTACAACAGCAACTGTCGGATTAAAACTTGGTGGTGCGCCATCTTTAGGGGCGACACCAACCGCGACAACCAGCACGGGGGCTGCCCCAGGATTTAGGCTTGGGTCTGGAACAGGAACGACAGGTGGACTTGGTGGATTAGGAGGCTCAGCTTTAGGAAGTACAG gATCAACAGCAGCATCTGCTCCAAGTTCCTTGGCATCCATTTTGAAACCAACAGGATCAGCAGCTCCAACAGCCAAACCAGGATTATCTCTCA CTATGCCAGTCAAGACAACAACAGGATTAGGAGGCACTGCTGCAACGGCAGGCTTGTCATTAG GTCTGGgtgccaaaacaacaacaacatcaggaCT AACAACTACAGCCAGTTTGGCAGGGACATCAGCAACAGCAGCGGCAGCAGGTCCCAAGATGAGTTACCAAGAATTAGAGCAAGCCATCAACAAATGGACGGTAGAATTAGAAGAACAAGAGAAGATTTTCTTGAAACAAGCTACACAAGTCAATGCATGGGACAGATTACTCATTGAAAATGGAGAAAAG ATTACCTCACTTCACAATGATATGGAGAAAGTAAAAGCAGACCAACAAag ATTAGAACACGAGTTAGATTACATAGTGGCACAGCAGAGGGAGTTAGAAGACATGTTGGTGCCGTTAGAAGAGACGATAGCATCTCAACAACAAGGCTCAATATACACACAACATGCAGACTTGGAAAGAGAAAGAAC GTACCAGCTAGCGGAGAACACAGACGGACAATTAAAAAGAATGGTGCAAGATCTGAAGGATATTATTGACCACCTGAACACAGCCAATACACCAATGGATACTAATGACCCA ATGAACCAGATTGCTAAGATTCTCAATGCTCATATGGACTCATTGCAGTGGATTGACCAAAACACAG TGATGCTTCAGAGGAAAGTTGATGAGGTTGCCAAACAGTGTGATGTTGTTAGAAGGGACCAAGAGAGGAATGTACACCTGGCATTTGACTGA